The DNA segment AAATTTCATACAATCTGAAAAATTAAATAATAACATTTTGACAATAACAACACCAATTTTTGATAAAAATATGTTAGAAATCTTGGGATTTGAAAATGTTGTAATTGAACTAGAAATAGATTTGAGTGATAGAATAGAGTTTATGGAAGGAATAAAGAATTTATTTATTGGTTCTTTATTTGTAATTTTTTTCATACTTTTATTGGTTTTTACATTTATTCAAAATAGATTTACAAGACCAATTGAAAGTATTTTGAAAAGTATAAAAGAGTCAAAAAAAGTAGATAAAGAACTTATAAATTATAATAATGAATTATCAAGAATTGCTACAAAGTATAATATTTTATATGATAATTTTACAAATGAATTAGTATTAAATAGTAATCTTTTAGAAGAAAATAAGAGATTTATTGCGGATACTGTACATCAAATAAGAACTCCACTTACAAACATTATGATGAATGGAGAAATGATAAAAAAATTTCAAAAAGATGAAAGTATGAATGTTTTTATAGAGCAAATTGATGCATCTATTAATATGCTTTCAAATTCATATGAAGATTTGGCATATCTAATTACTTCTAATTCTATTTCTTATAAACCAAAAAATATAAATTTATCTCAAACAATAAAAGATAGAATAAAATTTTTTGCTACTATAAGTAAGGTTAATTTTAAAAAAATAGAAGCTAAGATTGAAGATGAAATATATGTAAATATGAATGAAATAGAATTAGAAAGAATAATAGATAATAATCTTTCAAATGCAATAAAATATGGATTTAAAGATAAAACAATAGATGTGTTTTTAATAAAAAATAAAAATGAAGCTATTTTAGAATTTAGAACTTTTAGTAATAAAATAAAAAATAGAGATATGATTTTTAGCAAAAACTATAGAGAAGATGATGCTAAAAGAGGTCTTGGTTTAGGACTTTATATGGTTAGTAATATTTGTATTAAGTATGATATTAAATATGAAATTTTATATGAAAATAAACAAAACATTTTTAAATATATATTTAAAATCTGAAAAAAATAAAAAAATATTACATTTTTATTACATTTATTTTATATAATTTCATATCACAGGAACAGAGTTATCTATTACTTGAGGTTATTAGGGAACGGATTTATTTTACTTAATTTTAAAGCATCTCATTTTTTGGGGTGCTTTTTTTATTTTATAGCCAAAAAAAATCATTTTAGATACAATTAGAAAAAAATATAGGATATGTGGTGAAAAAGAAATTAATAAAGATTATTAAAAAAGCTGGAAAAATTCTAAGAAAAGGTTTTTATTCAAATAAAGATGTGACTTTTAAAGCGAAAAAAGATTTAGTAACAAAATATGATATTGCTGTTGAAGAATATCTTAAAAAAGCATTTACAAAACATTTTAAAGATTTTAATATTATCGCAGAAGAGTCTGATAATAGTAAAGTAGAGTTTGGTAATTCAATTATTATAGATCCAATTGATGGGACAACAAATTTTGTAAATGGTGTTCCTCATACTGCAATTTCAGTTGGTATTTATAAAGATAAAAAACCATATATAGGTATAGTTTATAATCCAATTTTAGATGAGTTATATTTTGCAAAAAAAGGCAAAGGCTCTTATTTGAATGGAAATAGAATATTTGTAAGTTTAGAAAATGATTTACAAAAATCTTTATTAGCTACTGGATTTCCATATAGTAGTAGTGAAAATAAAGAA comes from the Aliarcobacter cibarius genome and includes:
- a CDS encoding inositol monophosphatase family protein, producing the protein MKKKLIKIIKKAGKILRKGFYSNKDVTFKAKKDLVTKYDIAVEEYLKKAFTKHFKDFNIIAEESDNSKVEFGNSIIIDPIDGTTNFVNGVPHTAISVGIYKDKKPYIGIVYNPILDELYFAKKGKGSYLNGNRIFVSLENDLQKSLLATGFPYSSSENKEDLKDVIKKVENILPSCQDLRRLGSASIDLCMVARGVFDGYYEMNLKPWDVAAGIIILSEAGGKISNLSKEEFDMFNDKYLAATNGKIHDELLAKLDI
- a CDS encoding sensor histidine kinase — translated: MKLRYQLYLFLLFLSTILFFVLSLNYISYKKQYEKDLKNFVNSEVRLHKKAISNSIQNKNLEFQEGKELFYNISKDALELLKKDKNLNLSALKNVLKVKYDLKNYDFDLYLIDDSYTIYKTTYIKDLNLDLKNISDAKLLLEKSLDGNIYFSNFINSDPVSLEYRLYAYASIAQKNFLELSFINTQLSSTSMSFLVQNLQSNSNVKVYRVFKNKDGFSYYDMLRKLENINKEEYYKSLEIIKRGELAKNDIMNSGINFIQSEKLNNNILTITTPIFDKNMLEILGFENVVIELEIDLSDRIEFMEGIKNLFIGSLFVIFFILLLVFTFIQNRFTRPIESILKSIKESKKVDKELINYNNELSRIATKYNILYDNFTNELVLNSNLLEENKRFIADTVHQIRTPLTNIMMNGEMIKKFQKDESMNVFIEQIDASINMLSNSYEDLAYLITSNSISYKPKNINLSQTIKDRIKFFATISKVNFKKIEAKIEDEIYVNMNEIELERIIDNNLSNAIKYGFKDKTIDVFLIKNKNEAILEFRTFSNKIKNRDMIFSKNYREDDAKRGLGLGLYMVSNICIKYDIKYEILYENKQNIFKYIFKI